The DNA region GTGGCAAAGGCCAGGCTTGCGATGAAAGTCAGATGCTTGTTCATGGGGTCACTCCTTGTGGTTGACGTTGCGGGGCGGGAATCTTGAGGTTCAGCCGAAGGTGAAGGCGTAGCCCTGGACGCCCGGATCGAGGAAGCGGATTTCGAAGGTGCGGGCTGCGACGGCGCCGGCCTGGCGAACGAGTTGGTAAAGCCGCGTTCCGGTGACCGTGCCGTTGCCGTCGGCATCGATGTCGGAGCCATGATCGGGTCCCGGCGCCTTGCCGTCGAGCCTCACCTGGAAACGGATCGGTTTGGCGTCGGCGCCGGGTCCGAGAACGAGATGCAGATCGCGGGCGCTGAAACGATAGGCGATGCCGCCGCCTGCCTCATCGAGCGTTGCCTGATCCTTACCGATGGTCCAGGTGCCGGACAGGCCCCATGCGTTAATGCCGGGCTCGGTGATCGAGTAGTTCTGCGGCATATCGGCTTGTAGCCCTTCGGGCGAGACAAAATTTTCGGCCTGCCCGTAGCCGAGGTAGGTCTCTCCGGACCGGATATTGGCGAGGTCGGGACCTGCCTCCACGCCCTTGGCAGCGGGCGCAACCGGTGCCGTTTCCGCCATCTGGCTGCCCGCTTCGCGCAGCAGATCCTGGATGGCTTTTTCGGTCCTGCCGTAATTGCCTTCGCCGAAATGGTGATAGCGGATCTGGCCTTTGGCATCGATCAGATAGGCGGCAGGCCAGTAGCTGTTTTCAAAGGCGCGCCAGATTTTGTAGTCATTGTCGATCGCAACCGGATAGCCGATCCGAAAGTCGCCGACAGCCTTCTTGACATTGTCGATCGTCTTCTCAAAGGCAAATTCCGGGGCGTGCACGCCGATGACGACCAGGCCCTGATCCGCATATTTTTCCGCCCAGGCACTGACATAGGGAATGGTGCGAATGCAGTTGATGCAGGAATAGGTCCAGAAGTCGACGAGAACCACCTTACCCCGCAGCTGCTCCTTGGTCAGAGGCTTCGAGTTCAGCCATTCGACCGCGCCGTCGAACGAAGGCGCATAAGCTTCGACGGGCAGATCACTGCGGAAAGGCTTGCTTCCATCGGCCGCGGGAATGATCTTGTCGTTGCTCGCCACCTCAGAGGGCGTGCCCCCCGCCGGCCTGGCATGCAGCCTGTCCAGAACGGCCTGTTCCAGCGAGGCAGTGCTGGCATAGGAAAGCCGCGCCAGCAGGCTGGTGTCGAGACCGAGCGCGATAACCGCCACGCCCGCCAACACGGCAGCGCCGACAGCCTGGCGGATTCGATCACCAAGGCCGAGCGAGCGCTTCATCGCGGCGAAGATTTTACCGCCGACCAGCAAGGCGACGGCAAGCGAGGTCGCAGCACCGGCGGCATAGGCGATCAAGAGGGCGGTTGTCTGCAGGTTGGCGCCCTGCAATGCCGCGCCCGTCAGCACGAGGCCGAGAATTGGTCCGGCGCAGGGCGCCCAGAGCAGGCCGGTGGCGACGCCGAGGATGAGCGCGCTCCTGACCGTCGGCGCAGTGCGTCCGCCGCCGCTGGCGTTCAGTAGATTGTTGCCGAGATCGACGATCGGGCGGGCAAGCGTGCTTGCGAAGCGGGGCGAAAGCAGGCTCACTCCGAAGAGCGCGAGCAGGACGATCGCGGCAAGCCGGCCATATTCATTGGCACGGATCGCCCAGCTGCCGCCGACCGCGGCAAGCGTCGCGACCAGCGCGAAAGTGGCGGCCATGCCCGCTAGCATCGGCAGCGTGCTCTTGAGGAAAGGCTGGCCGGAGCGGGCGAAGACGAAGGGGAGGATAGGGAGGATGCAAGGGCTGAGAATGGTCAGCACGCCTCCGAGATAGGCAATGATCAGAAGTGTCATCATCGTTTCCTTTGAAACCGTTTGATCGGGCTCTGGACGGCGATGGGCCCGAACCAGCAACGGCGGCGAGATAGCCGGGCGGAGGTATCTCCGATGTGTCTGGTTTGACGGGAAAATGTACCGAACTATTGCGCTGGAGCGCGGACGATACAAACGAATACAAACTGCCTATCCGCAGAGGCGGCGGCGAAAACTGCGACCGTCCGCCCATGCCCTGCCGAGGCGGCGCTTTTGTATCAGAATGTATCTCGGCAGGCGGAGGTTACACTCGCATTCAAAAACCGCAGCCTGTGACATATGGCCGATACAAGCCGAACGTCATCTCAGCGCCGTGATCCATTCGACAGGAGAGACCGATGTCAGAGCAAATCAATCATCATCGCCGCCGTTTCTTTGGCATGACGGCAATCGCGCTTGCAGCCGTCGAATTCGGCGTGGCCGGAGCGGCCGCAGCCCAACTGCCGCAGTCTTCCAGCGCCGCGCTGCCTGACGTAAAGGCCGGGACCAATGCGTCATTCGAAGCGCTGAAGCAGGTCAAGACCGATGTGCTCGATATCGGTTATGCCGAGGCCGGAAAGGCCGATGGTCCGGTCGTGCTGCTGCTGCACGGTTGGCCCTATGACATCCATAGCTTTGTCGACGTCGCGCCGCTGCTTGCCTCCGCCGGCTACAGAGTGATCGTGCCTTATCTGCGTGGCTACGGCACGACCCGCTTCCTCGATGACAAGACACCGCGCAACGGCCAGCCTTCGGCGCTTGCCGCCGACATGATCGCCCTGCTCGATGCGCTCAAGATCGGAAAGGCTGTCGTTGCCGGCTACGACTGGGGCGGGCGGACTGCCAATATCATGGCCGCGCTGTGGCCCGAGCGCTGCAAGGCGATGGTTTCGGTCAGCGGCTACCTGATCGGCAGCCAGGAGGCCAACAAGAAACCGCTTCCACCGAAGGCGGAACTTGCCTGGTGGTACCAGTTCTACTTCGCCACCGAACGCGGCCGCCTGGGCTATCGGAGCAACACTCACGATTTCGCAAGGCTCATCTGGCAGACGGCATCGCCGAAGTGGAATTTCGACGATGCGACTTTCGACAGATCGGCGGCCGCCTTCGACAATCCCGACCATGTGGATATCGTCATCCACAATTACCGCTGGCGCCTGGGGCTTGTCGAAGGCGAGGCGAAATATGATGCCTATGAGAAGAAGCTTGCCGCCCTGCCGCTGATCTCGGTGCCGACGATCACCATGGAAGGCGATGCAAACGGTGCGCCGCATCCCGAGCCCTCCGCCTATGCCGGAAAATTCTCCGGCAGGTACGAACACCGCACGATCGGCGGCGGCATCGGCCACAATCTGCCGCAGGAGGCGCCGCAGGCCTTCGCCCGGGCGGTCATCGACGTCGACCGCTTCTGATTGGCGGCAAAGCTTCGTTGCTCACGCGGGCGGAATATGCGTAGGTCGCGTCTGGCACTTCGACAAGAGCGAGGCGGCGGGCGCGGCCGCAATCGTTGAGGAATAGGCAATATGGATCATGTCGATCACATCCTGATCGTCGACGACGATCGTGAAATTCGCGAGCTGGTCTCGGGCTATCTGCAGAAGAACGGCCTCAGGACCAGTGTTGCCGCGGATGGGCGCCAGTTGCGCAGTTTTCTGGAAGCCAATGCCGTCGATCTGATCGTGCTCGATGTTATGATGCCCGGCGACGATGGACTGGTGCTGTGCCGGGAACTGCGCGCCGGCCGGCACAAGGCGATCCCGATTCTGATGCTGACGGCCCGCACCGACGATATGGACAGGATCCTCGGGCTGGAGTTGGGCGCCGACGACTATCTTGCCAAACCCTTTGCGGCGCGCGAGCTTCTTGCCCGCATCAAGGCGGTGCTGCGGCGTACGCGCATGCTGCCGCCCAACCTGCAGATCAGTGAGGCGGGTCAATTGCTGACCTTCGGCGACTGGCGGCTCGATACTGTCGCCCGTCATCTTCTCGACAAGGACGGGACCGCGATTGCGCTGAGCGGCGCCGAATACCGCCTGCTTCGTGTCTTCATCGACCATCCGCAACGGGTGCTTAACCGCGACCAGCTTCTGAGCCTGACGCAGGGCCGTGACGCCGAACTCTTCGACCGCTCGATCGATCTTCTCGTCAGCCGCCTGCGGCAGCGTCTCGGGGAAGATGCGCGCGAGCCGACCTATATCAAGACGGTTCGCAGCGAAGGTTATGTCTTCTCGGTTCCGGTCGAAATTTCGGAGCCGCGCCGATGAGGGCTGATATCCCCATGCTATCGGGCCTGATGTGGCCGAGAACGCTCAGATCGCGGATCTTCCTCATTCTTTTGGTGGGCCTGGCCTTCGCCTATGGGCTCTCCTTCAGCGTGCTCTACATGGAGCGCTACATGTCGGCCAAGGCGGTGATGCTCGGCACGCTGGAGAACGACGTCGCGACATCGATTGCCGTTCTCGACCGACTTCCGGCAAGTGAGCGCGGCGACCTGCTGGATTGGCTGAGCCGCGGCAACTACCGTTTCGAGCTCGGACCCGGCCTGGCCGGTGTGCCCGACAGCTCCAGCAAGGCGAGGGAGATCGCAGGAAAAATAGAGGCGGCCGCCGGGCATCGCTTTCCCATCCGCATCGAACGGATTCCGGGTGAGGTGAACCGGCTGCAGGCGCATCTGACGCTGAGCGACGGAACGCCTCTGACGATCGATGTCACGCCGAGAGGCGTCATGCCGATCGCCGCATGGCTGCCTTACGTCTTCGCAATCCAAATGGCGCTGCTCATTCTCTGCACCTGGTTTGCCGTCCGCCAGGCGATCCGGCCGCTCGGCGAACTCGCTGCTGCCGCCGATGCACTCGATCCTGATAAAGACGGTCAGGCTTTGAGTGAGGCCGGGCCTAGCGAGGTGGCGCATGCGGCAAGAGCATTCAATGCGATGCGGGAGAGGATCGCCCACTATCTCGAGGAACGGGTCCAGATACTGGCGGCGATCTCGCATGATCTGCAGACGCCGCTCACCCGGATGCGGCTGCGCGCCGACATGGCGGAGGATTCACCCGAGAAGGACAAGCTGGTGCATGATCTCGCCGAGATCCAGCGCCTCGTCCAGGACGGCATCGCCTATGCGCGCAGCGCACACGGCAACGGGGAAAAGAACACTCGCATCGATTTAGCATCGTTTATCGACAGCATAGCCTACGACTATCAGGACACAGGAAAGGCCGTGACGGTCGTCGGGCTGGTTGAAGGCGCCGCCTTCACCAGGCCGCACGCCCTTCGCCGCATCCTATCGAATTTCATCGACAATGCCTTGAAGTTTGCCGGCGCCGCCGAGCTCAGCGTCGAGCGCGGCGCTGACAATTCCGTCGTCATCAGCGTCATGGATCGCGGACCCGGCATCCCGGATGATATGCTCGAAGCCGCGATGCAGCCCTTTTTCCGGCTCGAGCAATCTCGCAACCGCGAGACCGGCGGCACAGGTCTCGGGCTGGCGATTGCCCAGCAGCTGACGGCGAAGATCGGCGGATCTCTGAAGCTCTACAATCGCTCGGGTGGCGGACTGGCGGCTGAAGTCACCATTCGGTGATGTCAAAACTATCAGAATGTTTTGTACGCGAAAATGTCGTGGACGCCGGATGCTACGTTTTGTGACATTTCGGCCGTTTCCGGAAACATGCCGGATATATCGATCCATCAAACCAACTCCGTCAACCCGGCCGCAGTAGCGGCCAGTCGCATGAAGCGACGCAACAAGGAGTGTTTCCATGACCAAGATCGACAAGGTTCTTTATACCGGCAGAACCCGCACCACCGGCGGGCGCGACGGCGCTTCGCAGAGCGATGACGGAGAGCTGGACATCAGGCTCTCGCCTCCCGGCAGCGCCCAGCCCGGCACCAATCCCGAACAGCTTTTCGCAGCCGGCTGGTCGGCCTGCTTCATCGGCGCGATCGGCATTGCCGCCGGCAAGTTGAAGGTCAAGGTGCCGGCAGAGACCGCCGTCAATGCCGAGGTCGATCTCGGCACAACCGATGGCGACTATTTCCTGCAGGCCCGCCTTAAGGTCAGCCTGCCTGGCATCGAAGCGGATGTCGCAAAGGCGCTCGTCGATGAGGCGCACCGGACCTGCCCCTATTCGAAGGCGACACGCGGCAATATCCAAGTCGAATTGAGCATTGCCTGACGGGCAGGAGCCGAAAGCACAAAGGGCGAGGCCAGTCGGGGCCTCGCCGACGGAGGATAAAATGAGATTGATGATCATCTGCGTGCTGGGGGCGGCAGTGTTTGCCGCACCCTGCATCTACGACATAAGCTCGCAGGAGCCTTCGCCGCTTGCAGGCCTGGTGAAAGCGGCATCGGCAGCTTCCGCGGCGCAAGGGCGGCCATTCATCCGAGGCCATGAGGGAGAAAGACAATGAAGCTCTATCAGAACGAAATCTCCTCGGCGACGTCGCGCGTCAGGATCGCGCTCGGCCTGAAGGGGCTGACGGCCGAGGCGTTGCCGGTCACCATTCTTGGCGAGGAAGCCGAGAGCCGGCAGGCCGGATACCGCAAGATCAATCCGCAGGGGCTGGTGCCGGCCTTGCTGACGGATAGCGGCATCCTCATCACCCAATCGCTGGCGATCATCGAGTATCTCGAGGAAATCGAGGCTGAGCCGCCGCTGTTGCCTGACACGGCGGAGGATAGGGCGCTGGCCCGCTCGATTGCACTTGCCATCGCAGCCGAGATCCATGCGCTGCTGCCGCCGCGGATCGGCCTGCATCTCAAAAGCACCTTCAACGCCGATGCCGATGCGGTCGCCGCATGGAGCCGTCACTGGGTCGGTGAGGGAATGGCGGCTGTGGAAACGATGATTGCCGGCCGCAGGCAAGGCGCCTTCGCCGTCGGCGACCGGCCAAGCATTGCCGATATCTTCCTTTTTCCGCAAGCGGTTAGCGCCCGGCGCATGGGATTCGATCTCGCCCGGTGGCCCAATATCTCGGCGATTGTCGCCAAGCTGGAGGCGATCCCGGCTTTCCAGGAGAACGCGCCGGCGCCGCGACGGTGATGCGGTCAATCAAGAAGCGGCCGTCAAAGAAGGTGGTCGTTTTTCTTTTGAGCGGTTGACCCTTGCCTGCAGATGCGCGGGATACCGGTCACCTTCCACCTTGATGGTGGCGAGCGCGCTTTCGATATCGGCGAGATCCTCGGCGATGACATCGGTCTTCAGACGCTTCAGCGCCTGATCGGTAACCGCGCGGATCTGTTCCGGCCGGCTGTTCATCCCACCCTGGCCGCCATTGGCATCGAAGTCGAAGCCGAATTTCGTGGCGATCACCACCTCGCTGCGGAAGAGAGCAAGCGCCTCTCCTAAAGCTCTTCGTGGCTATAGGGTCCCTAGGCCTCGGCAGTATCGAAGAAGGTCACGCCGCGTTCGAACGCCTTCCGGATCAGCGCGACCGCTTCCTGAA from Rhizobium sp. NLR16a includes:
- a CDS encoding organic hydroperoxide resistance protein, translating into MTKIDKVLYTGRTRTTGGRDGASQSDDGELDIRLSPPGSAQPGTNPEQLFAAGWSACFIGAIGIAAGKLKVKVPAETAVNAEVDLGTTDGDYFLQARLKVSLPGIEADVAKALVDEAHRTCPYSKATRGNIQVELSIA
- a CDS encoding cytochrome c biogenesis protein DipZ — its product is MTLLIIAYLGGVLTILSPCILPILPFVFARSGQPFLKSTLPMLAGMAATFALVATLAAVGGSWAIRANEYGRLAAIVLLALFGVSLLSPRFASTLARPIVDLGNNLLNASGGGRTAPTVRSALILGVATGLLWAPCAGPILGLVLTGAALQGANLQTTALLIAYAAGAATSLAVALLVGGKIFAAMKRSLGLGDRIRQAVGAAVLAGVAVIALGLDTSLLARLSYASTASLEQAVLDRLHARPAGGTPSEVASNDKIIPAADGSKPFRSDLPVEAYAPSFDGAVEWLNSKPLTKEQLRGKVVLVDFWTYSCINCIRTIPYVSAWAEKYADQGLVVIGVHAPEFAFEKTIDNVKKAVGDFRIGYPVAIDNDYKIWRAFENSYWPAAYLIDAKGQIRYHHFGEGNYGRTEKAIQDLLREAGSQMAETAPVAPAAKGVEAGPDLANIRSGETYLGYGQAENFVSPEGLQADMPQNYSITEPGINAWGLSGTWTIGKDQATLDEAGGGIAYRFSARDLHLVLGPGADAKPIRFQVRLDGKAPGPDHGSDIDADGNGTVTGTRLYQLVRQAGAVAARTFEIRFLDPGVQGYAFTFG
- a CDS encoding alpha/beta hydrolase, which gives rise to MSEQINHHRRRFFGMTAIALAAVEFGVAGAAAAQLPQSSSAALPDVKAGTNASFEALKQVKTDVLDIGYAEAGKADGPVVLLLHGWPYDIHSFVDVAPLLASAGYRVIVPYLRGYGTTRFLDDKTPRNGQPSALAADMIALLDALKIGKAVVAGYDWGGRTANIMAALWPERCKAMVSVSGYLIGSQEANKKPLPPKAELAWWYQFYFATERGRLGYRSNTHDFARLIWQTASPKWNFDDATFDRSAAAFDNPDHVDIVIHNYRWRLGLVEGEAKYDAYEKKLAALPLISVPTITMEGDANGAPHPEPSAYAGKFSGRYEHRTIGGGIGHNLPQEAPQAFARAVIDVDRF
- a CDS encoding ATP-binding protein produces the protein MRADIPMLSGLMWPRTLRSRIFLILLVGLAFAYGLSFSVLYMERYMSAKAVMLGTLENDVATSIAVLDRLPASERGDLLDWLSRGNYRFELGPGLAGVPDSSSKAREIAGKIEAAAGHRFPIRIERIPGEVNRLQAHLTLSDGTPLTIDVTPRGVMPIAAWLPYVFAIQMALLILCTWFAVRQAIRPLGELAAAADALDPDKDGQALSEAGPSEVAHAARAFNAMRERIAHYLEERVQILAAISHDLQTPLTRMRLRADMAEDSPEKDKLVHDLAEIQRLVQDGIAYARSAHGNGEKNTRIDLASFIDSIAYDYQDTGKAVTVVGLVEGAAFTRPHALRRILSNFIDNALKFAGAAELSVERGADNSVVISVMDRGPGIPDDMLEAAMQPFFRLEQSRNRETGGTGLGLAIAQQLTAKIGGSLKLYNRSGGGLAAEVTIR
- a CDS encoding response regulator — translated: MDHVDHILIVDDDREIRELVSGYLQKNGLRTSVAADGRQLRSFLEANAVDLIVLDVMMPGDDGLVLCRELRAGRHKAIPILMLTARTDDMDRILGLELGADDYLAKPFAARELLARIKAVLRRTRMLPPNLQISEAGQLLTFGDWRLDTVARHLLDKDGTAIALSGAEYRLLRVFIDHPQRVLNRDQLLSLTQGRDAELFDRSIDLLVSRLRQRLGEDAREPTYIKTVRSEGYVFSVPVEISEPRR
- the maiA gene encoding maleylacetoacetate isomerase, with translation MKLYQNEISSATSRVRIALGLKGLTAEALPVTILGEEAESRQAGYRKINPQGLVPALLTDSGILITQSLAIIEYLEEIEAEPPLLPDTAEDRALARSIALAIAAEIHALLPPRIGLHLKSTFNADADAVAAWSRHWVGEGMAAVETMIAGRRQGAFAVGDRPSIADIFLFPQAVSARRMGFDLARWPNISAIVAKLEAIPAFQENAPAPRR